One stretch of Acidobacteriota bacterium DNA includes these proteins:
- a CDS encoding bifunctional rhamnulose-1-phosphate aldolase/short-chain dehydrogenase, with protein sequence MTHLHDLWNDHDAGPEADALGHLRYRSNLLGADQRITNYGGGNTSGKFDVPDPVTSGPVRVLAVKGSGGDLGTIGSGGFAVLDLARLHQLRAIYRGEAYEDEMVAHYPRFSVANHGVAPSIDTPLHAFLPFDHVDHLHPDWAIALAASANGKARLDEFNRRFNRKLVWVPWQRPGFELALMLRRAVEEQPDCEGIILASHGLFTWGATSRACYLNTLAVIDDLGTFVLDYQQRIPLFGGARHAARIDRHDLAMAILPFLRGRMATLRPAIGVFDESDESLGFVNAQDAEVLAEVGTSCPDHFVRTRIKPLHVEWDPATGTLDMLREAITRGADRYRQEYTAYYQSFATPGSPSLRDPNPSVVLVAGVGLFAFGATSREARFTAEFYRNAIRVMAGATALGGGRTAPGPLSQPKSPDRAAGFTSVNNYVALPGREAFNIEYWALEEAKLQRMPPPKEFSRRVFLVIGGASGIGRAVALKAAALGAHLVVADLNAAAASETAELVGRVAGADAVASCAVDITSRESIRRTILETVRRFGGLDIVINTAAVFPSPDLAGRITDEEWQSTLTLNVTANYLLADEAATVLDAQKIPAAIVLTSSANAVVAKRGSEAYDVSKSAVSHLVRELAIRLAPTVRVNGIAPATVVSGSTMFSRDRVQSSLTKYGIGWSEEESTDQLRTTLARFYANRTLLKEPIGPDDCAEAILWLVSNRSGRTTGHIIPVDGGLPEAFLR encoded by the coding sequence GCAACACCAGCGGGAAATTCGACGTGCCTGATCCCGTCACCAGCGGACCTGTTCGTGTCCTCGCGGTCAAGGGCAGCGGTGGTGATCTCGGCACGATCGGCAGCGGCGGCTTTGCCGTGCTGGATCTCGCACGGCTCCATCAACTCCGCGCGATCTACCGTGGCGAGGCGTACGAGGACGAGATGGTGGCGCACTACCCGCGCTTCAGCGTCGCCAACCACGGCGTGGCGCCCTCGATCGACACGCCGCTCCACGCCTTCCTGCCGTTCGATCACGTCGACCACCTGCACCCTGACTGGGCCATCGCCCTGGCGGCCAGCGCCAACGGGAAAGCAAGACTGGACGAGTTCAATCGCCGCTTCAACCGCAAACTGGTGTGGGTGCCGTGGCAGCGTCCCGGCTTCGAACTGGCCTTGATGCTGCGGCGTGCCGTGGAGGAGCAGCCAGACTGCGAAGGCATCATTCTGGCCAGCCACGGGCTGTTCACCTGGGGAGCGACCTCGCGCGCGTGCTACCTGAACACGCTGGCCGTGATCGATGACCTCGGCACGTTCGTGCTCGATTACCAGCAGCGGATCCCGCTGTTCGGCGGCGCGCGGCACGCGGCGCGGATCGATCGGCATGATCTGGCCATGGCGATCCTGCCGTTCCTGCGCGGGCGCATGGCCACACTGCGTCCAGCCATCGGCGTCTTCGACGAGTCGGACGAATCGCTCGGATTCGTGAATGCCCAGGACGCCGAGGTGCTCGCGGAAGTCGGCACGAGTTGTCCCGACCACTTCGTGCGGACGCGGATCAAGCCGCTGCATGTCGAATGGGATCCGGCGACGGGAACCCTCGACATGCTGCGCGAGGCCATCACCCGGGGCGCCGATCGATACCGGCAGGAGTACACGGCCTACTACCAGTCGTTTGCGACTCCCGGCTCGCCCAGCCTGCGCGACCCGAATCCCTCGGTCGTGCTCGTCGCCGGCGTCGGACTGTTCGCGTTTGGCGCTACCAGCCGCGAGGCGCGTTTCACGGCCGAGTTCTACCGCAATGCCATCCGCGTGATGGCCGGTGCGACCGCGCTCGGCGGGGGGCGCACCGCGCCAGGGCCGCTCTCGCAGCCCAAGAGCCCCGACCGTGCAGCCGGCTTCACCAGTGTCAACAACTACGTGGCTCTCCCTGGCCGCGAGGCGTTCAACATCGAATACTGGGCGCTCGAGGAGGCCAAGCTGCAGCGGATGCCGCCGCCAAAGGAGTTCAGCCGACGTGTATTCCTCGTCATAGGCGGCGCCAGCGGCATCGGGCGGGCGGTGGCGTTGAAGGCCGCGGCGCTCGGCGCGCACCTCGTCGTCGCCGACCTCAACGCCGCCGCGGCGTCTGAGACGGCCGAGCTGGTGGGCCGCGTGGCGGGCGCCGACGCGGTCGCCTCGTGCGCCGTCGACATCACCAGCCGCGAGAGCATCCGCCGCACGATTCTGGAGACGGTTCGCCGTTTCGGGGGCCTCGATATCGTGATCAACACGGCGGCCGTGTTCCCGTCTCCCGATCTGGCCGGCCGGATTACGGACGAAGAGTGGCAGTCGACGCTGACCCTGAATGTCACTGCCAACTACCTGCTGGCCGACGAAGCGGCGACGGTGCTTGACGCGCAGAAGATCCCGGCCGCCATCGTGCTCACGAGTTCGGCCAACGCCGTCGTGGCGAAACGCGGCAGCGAAGCCTACGATGTCAGCAAGAGCGCCGTCAGCCACCTGGTGCGGGAGCTGGCGATTCGCCTCGCGCCCACCGTGCGCGTCAACGGGATCGCTCCGGCCACGGTGGTGAGCGGCTCGACGATGTTCTCGCGCGACCGCGTGCAGTCGTCGCTGACGAAGTACGGGATCGGATGGAGCGAGGAGGAGAGCACCGATCAGTTGCGCACGACGCTCGCGCGCTTCTACGCGAACCGGACGTTGCTCAAGGAACCGATCGGGCCAGACGACTGCGCCGAGGCCATTCTCTGGCTGGTCAGCAACCGGAGCGGACGAACAACCGGCCATATCATCCCGGTAGACGGCGGGCTGCCCGAGGCGTTCTTGCGGTAA
- a CDS encoding rhamnulokinase, translated as MTNGQRRRKSDALHVAIDLGAGSGRALVGGAGPTGLRLTEVHRFHYTPRRVDGHLRWDIGALTEGVRAGLQRARAAAESLLAPIVSIGVDSWAVDYALLDAEGHLLEDPICYRDERTADAIDEVLAVLPREEIYARTGIQFQQFNTLYQLWAHVRDGLSDRATHLLLMPDFCHHLLCGSLVSERTNASTTQLLDARTGRWDEQLFDRLHLPRHLMPDIVAAGTALGTLRPELGGERDVAPVSVIAPGTHDTASAVAGTPLAPGWAFISSGTWSLVGVERNEPLLSEAAARANLTNESGVFGSVHLLANVMGLWLLESCRREWEAEGRGQDLPSLLRAVARVPESAGVVFPDDRRFFTPSSMVSALRVALTDSGQADTNDPVLLTKLVLDSLALRYGSVVDRIEQLTGQAIKGLHVVGGGSQNDYLNQATANASGRPVLAGQVEATATGNVLVQAITTGELASLEEGRRLLGGSRTLRRFEPRDRARWVEASKRYRDLEAQHSRYEERT; from the coding sequence TTGACGAACGGGCAGCGGAGGCGGAAGAGCGATGCGCTCCACGTCGCGATCGATCTCGGGGCTGGCAGCGGGCGAGCCCTCGTCGGCGGCGCGGGTCCCACCGGTTTGCGGCTCACCGAGGTCCATCGCTTTCATTACACCCCCCGGCGGGTCGACGGGCACCTTCGCTGGGATATCGGCGCCTTGACAGAGGGTGTGCGGGCGGGCCTCCAACGCGCGAGGGCCGCCGCTGAAAGCCTGCTCGCCCCGATCGTGTCGATCGGCGTCGACTCGTGGGCCGTCGACTACGCCCTCCTCGATGCCGAGGGCCATCTCCTTGAGGATCCGATCTGCTACCGCGACGAGCGTACTGCCGATGCGATCGACGAGGTGCTCGCGGTGCTGCCGCGCGAGGAGATCTACGCCCGCACCGGGATCCAGTTTCAGCAGTTCAACACCTTGTACCAGCTGTGGGCGCACGTGCGCGATGGCCTGTCGGACCGTGCCACGCATCTGCTGCTGATGCCCGATTTCTGCCACCACCTGCTGTGCGGCTCGCTCGTGTCGGAACGCACCAATGCGTCCACGACCCAGTTGCTCGACGCCAGGACCGGTCGCTGGGACGAGCAACTGTTCGACCGCTTACACCTGCCGCGCCACCTGATGCCGGACATTGTCGCCGCCGGCACCGCGCTCGGCACGCTGCGGCCTGAGCTCGGCGGCGAACGAGACGTGGCGCCCGTGTCGGTCATCGCGCCAGGCACGCACGACACGGCCAGCGCCGTTGCGGGCACGCCACTCGCCCCGGGCTGGGCGTTCATCTCGTCGGGAACGTGGTCGCTCGTTGGCGTCGAGCGCAACGAGCCGCTATTGTCGGAGGCGGCCGCTCGCGCCAACCTCACGAACGAGTCAGGCGTGTTCGGCAGTGTGCATCTCCTGGCGAACGTGATGGGGCTCTGGCTGCTCGAGTCGTGCCGGCGCGAGTGGGAGGCAGAAGGGCGGGGGCAGGACCTGCCGTCGCTGCTGAGGGCAGTGGCTCGGGTGCCGGAGTCGGCGGGTGTGGTCTTTCCCGACGACCGCCGCTTCTTCACCCCGAGCAGCATGGTGAGTGCGCTGCGCGTCGCACTCACCGATTCAGGACAGGCCGACACCAACGATCCTGTTCTGCTCACGAAACTCGTCCTGGATTCGTTGGCGCTGCGCTACGGGTCTGTCGTCGACCGAATCGAGCAACTGACCGGCCAAGCGATCAAAGGCCTGCACGTCGTCGGCGGTGGATCGCAGAATGACTACCTGAACCAGGCCACGGCAAACGCCAGCGGGCGGCCCGTGCTGGCAGGCCAGGTCGAAGCCACAGCGACAGGAAACGTGCTCGTGCAGGCCATCACGACCGGTGAACTGGCGTCGCTCGAAGAAG